The following nucleotide sequence is from Gemmatimonadaceae bacterium.
CACGAAGGCGCGAGGGCGCTGTGTTCGCGGTCGCGTCCCGGAACGCGACCGCCGGCGCCGCTACCCCTTCAGTCCGCGCAGTCGCTTCAGCTTGTCCTGCACTTCGCGCACCTTGGGCTGCAGTTCGGGTTCGGCGTCCTTCCACATCGCGGTGAACTTCTCGAAGTTCTCGATCGCTTTCGCCTTGTTCCCCTTCGCGTCATAGAGTTCGCCGAGACGCTTGTACGACCCGGCCCGGAACTCGGCATCGAAGTCGGGGAGCGAGCCCCGCGAGTTCGTGAACTTCTCGAAGTACGCGATGGCCGAGTCGGGGCGGCTCGCATTGTCGTGCGCCTGTGCCAAGGCGACCCACGCATAGCGCCAGTTGATGGTCGCCCGCTTGTCGGCCTCGAGGACCTGGGCGATCGCCGCATCCCACCGATGCTCGGCCAGCGCCACCTGTCCCGCGTAGAACGCGCGGTCACCAATGACGTCCGGCGATTCGCCGACTTGGTCCTTCTCCCACCCCTGCGCGGCAAGCCGGGCGGTGGCCGGATCGCTCATCTTGGCTGCAATCCGCGAGAGGTAGCGGTACGGCCGCTCGGACGGGGCCAGCTTGCTGAGGGGGACGCGAGCCAGGCCGCGTGCGATGACCGCGCGCGCCTCGGCGGGCCGGTCCAGCGTCCCGGCCAGCATGTACGCGCTGTCGAGATAGAATTGCAGCTGGTTCACCGGCGTCGCGGCCGCCTTGAGCGACGCCTCACTGGATTGCGAAGACCAGCGCAGCGACTCGCGTGGCTGCCCGCGCAACTCAGCGACCGACGCGACGGTATTCGCGCTGCGCGTCGCCTGACGCGTCGTGCGCGCAACGGCGTGCACCGCGCGGCCGACGGAATCCGCCGCCCGCAGGTCGCCGGTGCCGATCGCCACATAGGCGTCCGCCTCCCACAGGTCGGCACTGTTCGGCAGCTTCGCGTGGAACGCCTTGCGGGTGGAGTCGAGCCCCGAGATGTGGCCGAGGATCGTCTGCATCTGCATCAGGTTGGTGAACGCGCCGCCGAAGCTGCGCGGCAGTTCCGTCACCTTGCGGTATCGCTCTTCGGCGCGCGCGAACTCGCGCTTCTCGCCGTAGATGACCGCGGCGTTGTTGAGTGCCGCGGTGCTCAGCGAATCGAGCTGCGCCGCGGCATCGTAGGCCGCGAGCGCCTTATCCCGGTCGTGCTTCGGACCGCGGGTGAAGTAGTACCCCTCGGTCAGCAGGCGCTCCATCTCCGTGAGCCGGCTGCGGTGCCGGTACGCGGCCTCCATGGCCGCCAGCTGCAGCGGGCGGTTCGTCCCTTCGTTGCCGAGCACCACGGCGATCTTGCGCCACGCCATGGCGAATCCACTGTCGATCGACACCGCCTCCTGCAGCAGCGCCACGGCGCGCTCGGCGTCGCCCAGCTCGTCGGAGGCCTGTGAGCCCTGCACGTACTTGCGCAGCGCCGCCAGCGAGGGCGTGGAGACGCGCTCGAGCTCGGAGCTCTTCTGGATGCTGCGCAACGACTCGCCGGCGCGCTCGCGCACCGCGCGGGACAGCTTCCCGAGAGCGGTGATCAGGTCGTCTTCGCCACCCGCCGTCTCGCGAAAGGTCACCAGCTCGTTGCCGTCGAGCGCGTTCACCAGCCGCGCCGACACCACGTAGCCCTTGCCGAGCCGTACGACTTCACCGTCGAGCACCGCCTTGGCGCCCTCGCGGGTGGCGATCTCGCGGGCGACGTCAAACTGCACCACGCTCTCCCGCGGGCGCTGCATCATCCCCAGCAGGTCGCGCATGTTGGCGCGCGTCAGCACGCGCAGCGAGCTGGACTGCCCCAGGTCCGTGCGCAGCGCTTCCGCGACCGTACCGCCGAGCGTCGAGTCGCCGGCCGGGCTGCGGAAGTCCGCGACCACAATCGTCTCGCGATCACCGAAGGTGCCGCGTCCGCGCAATGAACCGAATGGCCCCACGCCCATCGCGCGCATCACCATGAAGGCGATGACCAGTGCCACGAAGCCGCCCACCGCGATGCTCCCGCCCAGCCAGGTGCGCCGCCACGAGACGTGCGGCACGGCCCGCATCGCCAGGGTCGCCATCGTCCCCTGCGGCGCCGTGGAACCGCCGGGCGTGAACTGCGGCGTCACCGTGTAGGCGCGGTGTGCCACCTTCTGCACGTACCAGGTGATGCCGATGACGGGCAGCCCCGCGAGCATCACGCCGACGGAGCCCGGCAGCACCCAGTCGGGGAGGCCGATGACGCGCATCGCCGCCCAGGCGGTGATTACGGTCAGCACCGCGGCGCCGGCCCAGAGCGCGAACGCCTTGCCAAGGTTGATGCGCCCGCCGGCAAGGATGGCCGGCGCCGCGGCGGCCGCGCCGCTCGACGTGATCGTGTCGAGCACCCGCACGAGGTCCAGCGCCTGCTGCGGACGCGCCGCCGGTTCCTTCTCGAGGCAGCGCATCACCAGGTCGGCCAGTGTCTCCGGGCAGTCCGTTCGCAGCGTGCGCACGTCCTTCGGCGTCTCGCCCAGTTGCGCGGCCAGCAGCCGCGCTGGCGTCATCCCGTGGAATGGGGGGCGGCCCGCGAGCAATTCGTACGCCATCGCCCCGAACGAGTAGAGATCGGCGCGACTGTCGGTGCCCGGATCGCCCGCCGCCTGCTCGGGCGCCATGTACGTCGGCGTGCCGATGGAGGTGCCGGCCACCGTGAGCATCGTGTTCGGCGCCGAGTCCTCGCTGGTGGTGCGCGCGGCGCTGATGGCCTTGGCAATGCCGAAGTCGGTGACCGTCGCGCTCCCCGTGGAGAGGAGCACGTTGTCGGGCTTGATGTCGCGGTGCACGATGCCGTTGGCGTGCGCGTAGGCGAGGGCGCGCGCCACGTCGCGCAGGATCCCGACGATCTCGGTGATAGACATCGGCCCCTGACCCAGCCGCTGTCGCAACGAATCACCGTCCACATACGGCATCGAGAACCACGGAAGACCGTCCACGTCACCGGCCGTGAGGACCGGGACGACGTGCGGATGCTGGAGCTTGGCCGCCATCATCACTTCGCGACGGAAGCGCTCCACCGAGATGCCCGCGAGCAGCTCGGGAGCCAGCACCTTCACGACGACGCGCCGATCGAGGGCGCGTTCGCGAACGAGGTACGTGCGCGACATGCCGCCGCCACCGAGTTCGCGCTCGAAAATGTATGAGCCCTCGAGTGCCGTCTCGAGGCGCTGCCGAAGATCGTCCATGCGGGGGGCTGGAGGGGGACGGTCCGACGATTAGCCTCGAATATGCGGTTCACTCCCGCCGGAGCGCCAGCGGGGCGGGCGCTCGCACGCCCGCCCCGCCCCAGTTCTCGCCCCGCCTCCGCTACTTCTTCGGCTGCTGCGGGAACGCGATATAGTCGGTGTTGAGATCGCCGGTCATCGAGCCCATCCACGTGACGACGGACTGGACGTCCGCCGGCGGAAGCTCCTTGCTCAGCTGGTGGTGCGCCATCAGCCGCACCGCCTCGTTGAGGCTCGCCACGGATCCGTCGTGGAAATACGGCCCCGTCTTCTCGATGTTCCGCAGCGACGGCACCTTGAAGACGAACAGGTCTTTCGCGTCCTTGGTCACCGCAAAGCGCCCGCTGTCCGCCTGCGAGAACCAGGCCACCTGCGCCCCGGCTTTCTGGTAGCGATCGCCGCCCATGTACGTCCCCATGTGACAGGCCTGGCAACCGGTGTTGAGGAACGTTCTCAACCCTTTCTGCTCCTCGGCCGTCAGCGCCGTGGAATCACCGGCGACGAACTTGTCCCAACGCGACGGCGTGAGAAGCTTGCGCTCGAAGGCGCCGATCGCATTGCCGACGTTGTCGTAGCTCACGGGCTGCCGATCATTGGGAAACGCCGCGCGGAACTGCGCCACGTACGCCGGCGATCCGCGCAAGTGCGCGAG
It contains:
- a CDS encoding protein kinase, whose translation is MDDLRQRLETALEGSYIFERELGGGGMSRTYLVRERALDRRVVVKVLAPELLAGISVERFRREVMMAAKLQHPHVVPVLTAGDVDGLPWFSMPYVDGDSLRQRLGQGPMSITEIVGILRDVARALAYAHANGIVHRDIKPDNVLLSTGSATVTDFGIAKAISAARTTSEDSAPNTMLTVAGTSIGTPTYMAPEQAAGDPGTDSRADLYSFGAMAYELLAGRPPFHGMTPARLLAAQLGETPKDVRTLRTDCPETLADLVMRCLEKEPAARPQQALDLVRVLDTITSSGAAAAAPAILAGGRINLGKAFALWAGAAVLTVITAWAAMRVIGLPDWVLPGSVGVMLAGLPVIGITWYVQKVAHRAYTVTPQFTPGGSTAPQGTMATLAMRAVPHVSWRRTWLGGSIAVGGFVALVIAFMVMRAMGVGPFGSLRGRGTFGDRETIVVADFRSPAGDSTLGGTVAEALRTDLGQSSSLRVLTRANMRDLLGMMQRPRESVVQFDVAREIATREGAKAVLDGEVVRLGKGYVVSARLVNALDGNELVTFRETAGGEDDLITALGKLSRAVRERAGESLRSIQKSSELERVSTPSLAALRKYVQGSQASDELGDAERAVALLQEAVSIDSGFAMAWRKIAVVLGNEGTNRPLQLAAMEAAYRHRSRLTEMERLLTEGYYFTRGPKHDRDKALAAYDAAAQLDSLSTAALNNAAVIYGEKREFARAEERYRKVTELPRSFGGAFTNLMQMQTILGHISGLDSTRKAFHAKLPNSADLWEADAYVAIGTGDLRAADSVGRAVHAVARTTRQATRSANTVASVAELRGQPRESLRWSSQSSEASLKAAATPVNQLQFYLDSAYMLAGTLDRPAEARAVIARGLARVPLSKLAPSERPYRYLSRIAAKMSDPATARLAAQGWEKDQVGESPDVIGDRAFYAGQVALAEHRWDAAIAQVLEADKRATINWRYAWVALAQAHDNASRPDSAIAYFEKFTNSRGSLPDFDAEFRAGSYKRLGELYDAKGNKAKAIENFEKFTAMWKDAEPELQPKVREVQDKLKRLRGLKG
- a CDS encoding cytochrome c peroxidase → MNRYSLVGAAILVIAAGCGTRQEQGGGNAPITKADLAVFAPLPAVVEVANQPLSDAKIQLGRALYYETVLSESHDVSCNGCHPLNGWGADGRSVSLGHNGKAGNRNAPTVYHAAGHIAQFWDGRAADVEAQAKGPILNPVEMGMLDTLEVLAHLRGSPAYVAQFRAAFPNDRQPVSYDNVGNAIGAFERKLLTPSRWDKFVAGDSTALTAEEQKGLRTFLNTGCQACHMGTYMGGDRYQKAGAQVAWFSQADSGRFAVTKDAKDLFVFKVPSLRNIEKTGPYFHDGSVASLNEAVRLMAHHQLSKELPPADVQSVVTWMGSMTGDLNTDYIAFPQQPKK